The following coding sequences are from one Zonotrichia albicollis isolate bZonAlb1 chromosome 13, bZonAlb1.hap1, whole genome shotgun sequence window:
- the PARD6A gene encoding partitioning defective 6 homolog alpha isoform X2, with product MAKHHRTPARSAEPVIEVKSKFDAEFRRFAMKRSSAGSFQDFYQLLQTVHQIPRVDVLLGYTDIHGDLLPINNDDNYHKALSSANPLLRVIIQKKESDASVFASNSLQRKKKGLLRPAHYRAKPHLLIGMPQDFRQISSIIDVDILPETHRRVRLHKHGSDKPLGFYIRDGVSVRVAPQGVEKVPGIFISRLVKGGLAESTGLLAVSDEILEVNGIDVAGKSLDQVTDMMVANSHNLIITVKPANQRNNVIRSSKASGSSGVSTDSTPSQQTPSPASQYLSNYSTAESDEEGDLVIESDSASHYIPGGCPNGGPADGALRRSLSPHSSRGSLQSLGSHDGSPGRGSAREDGTLLTL from the exons TTTGACGCTGAATTTCGCCGCTTTGCCATGAAGCGCTCCAGCGCCGGCAGCTTCCAGGACTTCtaccagctgctgcagacagtgCACCAGATCCCGCGGGTGGATGTGCTCCTGGGCTACACAGACATCCACGGGGACCTCCTGCCCATCAACAACGACGACAACTACCACAAAGCCCTGTCCTCTGCCAACCCCCTCCTCAGGGTCATCATCCAGAAGAAGG AGTCTGACGCCAGCGTCTTCGCCTCCAACTCCCTGCAGCGGAAGAAGAAGGGGCTGCTGCGGCCAGCGCACTACCGGGCCAAGCCTCACCTGCTGATCGGGATGCCCCAGGACTTCCGCCAGATCTCCTCCATCATCGACGTGGACATCCTGCCCGAGACGCACCGGCGCGTGCGGCTGCACAAGCACGGCTCCGACAAACCGCTGGGCTTCTACATCCGCGACGGCGTCAGCGTGCGCGTGGCCCCGCAGGGCGTCGAGAAGGTGCCCGGCATCTTCATCTCCCGCCTGGTGAAGGGCGGCCTGGCCGAGAGCACGGGGCTGCTGGCGGTCAGCGACGAGATCCTCGAGGTGAACGGCATCGACGTGGCCGGCAAGTCGCTGGACCAGGTGACGGACATGATGGTGGCCAACAGCCACAACCTGATCATCACCGTCAAGCCGGCCAACCAGCGCAACAACGTCATCCGCAGCAGCAAGGCCTCGGGCAGCTCCGGCGTGTCCACGGacagcacccccagccagcagacccccagcccagcctcgcAGTACCTGAGCAACTACAGCACGGCCGAGAGCGACGAGGAGGGAGACCTGGTCATCGAGAGCGACAGTGCCTCGCACTACATCCCTGGGGGCTGCCCCAACGGGGGCCCCGCTGACGGAGCCCTGCGGAGGAGCCTGTCCCCACACAGCTCACGGGGctccctgcagtccctgggcagccacgacggcagccctggcaggggcagcGCACGGGAGGATGGCACCCTCCTCACCCTATAG
- the PARD6A gene encoding partitioning defective 6 homolog alpha isoform X1: protein MAKHHRTPARSAEPVIEVKSKFDAEFRRFAMKRSSAGSFQDFYQLLQTVHQIPRVDVLLGYTDIHGDLLPINNDDNYHKALSSANPLLRVIIQKKAESDASVFASNSLQRKKKGLLRPAHYRAKPHLLIGMPQDFRQISSIIDVDILPETHRRVRLHKHGSDKPLGFYIRDGVSVRVAPQGVEKVPGIFISRLVKGGLAESTGLLAVSDEILEVNGIDVAGKSLDQVTDMMVANSHNLIITVKPANQRNNVIRSSKASGSSGVSTDSTPSQQTPSPASQYLSNYSTAESDEEGDLVIESDSASHYIPGGCPNGGPADGALRRSLSPHSSRGSLQSLGSHDGSPGRGSAREDGTLLTL from the exons TTTGACGCTGAATTTCGCCGCTTTGCCATGAAGCGCTCCAGCGCCGGCAGCTTCCAGGACTTCtaccagctgctgcagacagtgCACCAGATCCCGCGGGTGGATGTGCTCCTGGGCTACACAGACATCCACGGGGACCTCCTGCCCATCAACAACGACGACAACTACCACAAAGCCCTGTCCTCTGCCAACCCCCTCCTCAGGGTCATCATCCAGAAGAAGG CAGAGTCTGACGCCAGCGTCTTCGCCTCCAACTCCCTGCAGCGGAAGAAGAAGGGGCTGCTGCGGCCAGCGCACTACCGGGCCAAGCCTCACCTGCTGATCGGGATGCCCCAGGACTTCCGCCAGATCTCCTCCATCATCGACGTGGACATCCTGCCCGAGACGCACCGGCGCGTGCGGCTGCACAAGCACGGCTCCGACAAACCGCTGGGCTTCTACATCCGCGACGGCGTCAGCGTGCGCGTGGCCCCGCAGGGCGTCGAGAAGGTGCCCGGCATCTTCATCTCCCGCCTGGTGAAGGGCGGCCTGGCCGAGAGCACGGGGCTGCTGGCGGTCAGCGACGAGATCCTCGAGGTGAACGGCATCGACGTGGCCGGCAAGTCGCTGGACCAGGTGACGGACATGATGGTGGCCAACAGCCACAACCTGATCATCACCGTCAAGCCGGCCAACCAGCGCAACAACGTCATCCGCAGCAGCAAGGCCTCGGGCAGCTCCGGCGTGTCCACGGacagcacccccagccagcagacccccagcccagcctcgcAGTACCTGAGCAACTACAGCACGGCCGAGAGCGACGAGGAGGGAGACCTGGTCATCGAGAGCGACAGTGCCTCGCACTACATCCCTGGGGGCTGCCCCAACGGGGGCCCCGCTGACGGAGCCCTGCGGAGGAGCCTGTCCCCACACAGCTCACGGGGctccctgcagtccctgggcagccacgacggcagccctggcaggggcagcGCACGGGAGGATGGCACCCTCCTCACCCTATAG